A genomic segment from Microbulbifer elongatus encodes:
- a CDS encoding 5-guanidino-2-oxopentanoate decarboxylase, with protein sequence MSSATSSDTHNTASPSCAQVLMHLLKGYGVDTVFGIPGVHTIELYRGLPGSGLTHITPRHEQGAAFMADGYARASGKPGVCFLITGPGVTNAATAMAQAFSDSIPMLVISAVNRREDLGSGRGRLHELPRQQDVTRGFCVWQHALTSAEQLPETLARAFQVMHAPRPGPVHIEIPIDLFPAPMANGATTLADYRAVLPAALPAAPAETIANAARLLAEAEKPVILLGGGAQEAGAAATALAEKIAAPVFESLAAKGIVDERHPLCGGANLSFSNVRERVENADLVLAVATELAETDRNLVRDNYHFKGKLIRVDLDPAQLVCNANPDLAICADARTTLQQLVDALASVDKKSQRQSAAEEVEKLLRECRSEWWPGSEDRYPWVEALRDALPENGIFVTDSTQLAYNTNHALRLFEPRSHITCTTGYGTLGFALPAAIGAALASPRPVIGLIGDGGIMFTLGELAAAVEQNLALPILVWNNSGYGEIRDFMDEAAVEQEGVNLHAPDFVTLARAFGAEGCRVERPEQLGEAIADAFARKGPTLIEITAPE encoded by the coding sequence ATGTCTTCCGCAACCTCTTCCGACACACACAACACCGCGTCACCCAGCTGTGCACAGGTATTGATGCACCTGTTAAAAGGGTACGGCGTGGATACGGTGTTTGGCATTCCCGGCGTGCACACCATCGAACTGTACCGCGGTTTACCGGGCAGTGGCCTGACCCATATCACGCCCCGTCACGAACAGGGCGCGGCGTTTATGGCAGATGGCTATGCCCGCGCCAGCGGTAAACCCGGCGTGTGTTTTCTGATCACTGGCCCCGGGGTAACCAATGCCGCCACTGCCATGGCCCAGGCCTTCTCCGACTCCATTCCCATGCTGGTGATCAGCGCGGTCAACCGCCGTGAGGATCTGGGCAGCGGCCGCGGCCGCCTGCACGAACTGCCGCGGCAGCAGGACGTCACCCGCGGGTTCTGTGTGTGGCAACATGCCCTGACCAGTGCAGAACAGTTACCGGAAACACTCGCCCGCGCTTTCCAGGTGATGCACGCCCCCCGCCCCGGCCCGGTCCATATCGAGATTCCCATCGATCTGTTTCCCGCGCCAATGGCCAACGGAGCCACGACCCTGGCCGACTACCGGGCTGTTTTGCCGGCGGCCCTGCCCGCAGCGCCTGCGGAGACTATTGCCAATGCCGCCCGGCTGCTCGCAGAAGCAGAAAAACCGGTCATCCTGCTGGGGGGCGGCGCCCAGGAAGCCGGCGCAGCGGCCACAGCGCTCGCGGAGAAAATCGCCGCCCCGGTCTTCGAGTCGCTGGCGGCGAAAGGTATCGTCGATGAACGCCACCCTCTGTGCGGGGGTGCCAACCTGAGCTTTTCCAATGTGCGCGAGCGGGTAGAGAACGCGGACCTGGTGCTCGCGGTGGCGACAGAACTGGCGGAAACCGATCGCAATCTGGTGCGCGACAACTATCACTTCAAGGGCAAACTGATCCGCGTGGACCTGGATCCGGCACAACTGGTGTGCAATGCCAATCCAGACCTGGCCATCTGCGCCGATGCCCGCACCACCCTGCAACAGCTGGTGGATGCACTGGCCTCCGTCGACAAAAAATCGCAGAGGCAAAGTGCCGCAGAAGAAGTAGAGAAGTTACTGCGGGAGTGTCGCAGCGAATGGTGGCCGGGTTCCGAAGATCGCTATCCTTGGGTTGAAGCCCTGCGCGATGCGCTGCCGGAGAATGGTATCTTCGTAACCGATTCCACCCAGCTGGCCTATAACACCAACCATGCACTGCGCCTGTTCGAGCCCCGCAGCCATATTACCTGTACCACCGGTTACGGCACTCTGGGCTTCGCCCTGCCCGCCGCTATCGGCGCCGCACTGGCAAGCCCGCGGCCGGTAATCGGACTCATTGGCGATGGCGGTATCATGTTTACCCTGGGGGAGCTGGCCGCAGCGGTGGAACAGAATCTGGCACTCCCCATACTGGTCTGGAACAACAGCGGTTACGGCGAGATTCGCGATTTTATGGACGAGGCCGCCGTGGAGCAGGAAGGCGTGAATCTGCATGCACCGGATTTTGTCACTCTCGCCCGCGCCTTCGGTGCCGAAGGCTGTCGCGTCGAGCGACCGGAGCAACTGGGTGAAGCCATCGCAGACGCCTTCGCGCGCAAGGGGCCGACCCTGATCGAAATCACCGCCCCGGAATAA
- a CDS encoding NAD(P)H-quinone oxidoreductase: MRYIRVPEHGGPECMVVAESEVPAVGHGEVLIKVAAAGVNRPDIVQRAGFYPPPAGASPVLGLEVAGEVTAVGPGVERWEVGDRVCALTNGGGYAEYALAPQGQCLPIPEGLTDIEAAALPETFFTVWSNLMHRAQLQPGEVLLVHGGSSGIGTTAIQIAANLGVRVFVTAGSDPKCTVCKQLGAEQAINYQQQDFVEAVLSATDGKGADVILDMVGGDYVDRNIQCAARDGRIVNIAFLAGAKVEINMLPVMLKRLTLTGSTLRPQPPEVKAKIARDLEQQVWPMIAAGKIRPHVTATYPLQSVADAHRKMESGENIGKLVLVN, translated from the coding sequence ATGCGGTATATCCGTGTCCCCGAGCATGGTGGGCCAGAGTGTATGGTGGTAGCCGAGAGTGAAGTACCAGCGGTTGGCCACGGGGAGGTGTTAATCAAGGTTGCAGCCGCCGGTGTCAATCGTCCGGACATTGTGCAGCGCGCCGGGTTTTATCCGCCACCCGCAGGCGCGTCTCCGGTGCTCGGCCTGGAGGTGGCTGGAGAGGTGACCGCGGTCGGCCCGGGGGTGGAGCGCTGGGAGGTCGGTGATCGTGTATGCGCGCTGACCAACGGCGGTGGTTACGCCGAATATGCGCTGGCGCCCCAGGGGCAGTGCCTGCCGATTCCCGAGGGGCTGACTGACATCGAAGCCGCGGCTCTGCCGGAGACGTTTTTTACGGTCTGGAGTAATTTGATGCACCGCGCGCAACTGCAGCCCGGGGAGGTGTTACTGGTGCACGGTGGTTCTTCCGGTATCGGCACCACGGCGATCCAGATTGCAGCCAACCTCGGGGTGCGAGTGTTTGTTACGGCCGGCAGTGATCCTAAATGTACTGTGTGTAAACAGCTCGGCGCAGAGCAGGCGATCAACTACCAGCAGCAGGACTTTGTTGAGGCGGTGTTGTCGGCTACCGATGGTAAGGGTGCCGATGTCATTCTGGATATGGTGGGCGGCGACTATGTCGATCGCAATATCCAGTGTGCGGCGCGGGATGGCCGTATCGTCAACATTGCCTTTCTCGCCGGTGCCAAAGTCGAGATCAATATGCTACCGGTGATGCTGAAACGTCTGACCCTGACCGGGTCGACCCTGCGCCCCCAGCCGCCCGAGGTGAAGGCGAAGATTGCCCGGGATCTGGAACAGCAGGTATGGCCGATGATTGCTGCAGGCAAGATTCGTCCACACGTGACGGCCACATATCCGCTGCAATCGGTTGCCGATGCCCACCGGAAAATGGAATCTGGTGAGAATATTGGCAAGTTGGTGCTGGTGAACTGA
- a CDS encoding glycine C-acetyltransferase, translating into MSKPEQFFQHLRDELKQIEADGLYKRERIITSQQSAEIQVNNEDQVLNFCANNYLGLANHPDLIEAAKEGLDQYGFGMASVRFICGTQDIHKALEFQLSEFLQTEDTILYTSCFDANGGLFETLLGPDDAIISDALNHASIIDGVRLCKAKRFRYANNDLADLEAQLQAADAAGAKTKLIATDGVFSMDGVIANLKGICDLADKYNALVMVDDSHAVGFLGQHGRGTHEYCDVIERIDIITGTLGKALGGASGGFTSGRQEIIDLLRQRSRPYLFSNSVAPAIVTASLKVLDMLVEGGELREKLQENSRYFRQRMTEAGFTLAGADHAIIPVMIGDAALAQKMADKMLERGIYVVGFFYPVVPKGQARIRTQMSAAHTREQLDRCIDAFIEVGKELEII; encoded by the coding sequence ATGTCCAAGCCCGAGCAATTTTTCCAGCACCTGCGCGACGAACTGAAACAGATCGAGGCCGATGGCCTCTACAAGCGCGAGCGCATCATTACCTCGCAGCAGAGCGCCGAGATTCAGGTCAATAACGAAGACCAGGTCCTCAACTTCTGCGCCAACAACTACCTCGGGCTCGCCAACCACCCGGACTTGATCGAAGCCGCCAAAGAAGGCCTCGACCAATACGGCTTCGGCATGGCCTCCGTGCGCTTTATCTGCGGCACTCAGGACATCCACAAAGCCCTGGAATTCCAGCTGTCTGAATTTTTACAGACCGAAGACACCATCCTGTACACCTCCTGTTTCGACGCCAACGGCGGCCTCTTCGAAACCCTGCTGGGCCCGGACGACGCCATCATCTCCGACGCCCTCAACCACGCCTCCATCATCGACGGCGTACGCCTGTGTAAAGCCAAACGCTTCCGCTACGCCAACAACGACCTGGCCGACCTCGAAGCTCAACTGCAGGCCGCCGACGCCGCCGGCGCCAAAACCAAACTGATCGCCACCGACGGCGTCTTCTCCATGGACGGCGTCATCGCCAACCTCAAAGGCATCTGCGATCTCGCCGATAAATACAATGCACTGGTGATGGTCGACGACTCCCACGCCGTCGGCTTCCTCGGCCAGCACGGCCGCGGCACCCACGAATACTGCGACGTCATCGAGCGCATCGACATTATTACCGGCACCCTCGGCAAAGCCCTCGGCGGTGCCTCCGGCGGTTTTACGTCCGGCCGCCAGGAAATCATCGACCTGCTGCGCCAGCGCTCGCGCCCCTACCTCTTCTCCAACTCCGTGGCACCGGCCATCGTCACCGCGTCACTGAAGGTGCTGGACATGTTGGTGGAAGGTGGCGAGCTGCGTGAAAAGCTGCAAGAAAACTCCCGTTACTTCCGCCAGCGCATGACCGAAGCCGGCTTCACCCTTGCCGGTGCCGACCACGCCATCATCCCGGTAATGATCGGTGACGCTGCCCTGGCCCAGAAAATGGCCGACAAAATGCTGGAGAGAGGCATCTACGTGGTGGGCTTCTTCTATCCGGTGGTCCCCAAAGGCCAGGCCCGCATCCGCACCCAGATGTCCGCCGCCCACACCCGGGAACAGCTGGACCGCTGTATCGATGCGTTTATTGAAGTGGGTAAAGAACTCGAGATTATCTAA
- a CDS encoding cation:proton antiporter, whose amino-acid sequence MEGVTTLVGQGLYMAVAAVAGLGIARILKRDDTLGCLIAGVLAGILLPVLDYDTGLRAENLHQLVFFVVLPVLIFQSAWKIDPDILFRWLGPILLLATLGVLICCLITALLVYYGIHHPSGFPWLAALLTGAILAATDPVSVVARLRQSHANEELLTLVEGESLFNDAVAIVLFAFALGIASHSAMEGSVATGEAIHGAGTFALYFAAVFFGGLAVGSLCGLITAIVILFLGSAGAALMVLVLAAFGSFYLAEHVVGVSGILSVMICAIVTRACLREQQDTYLAHAAPTWEWLGLFFNALIFVIMGLVITFDMFTHQWLAMIIAIVAAIGARALAVFLVAPFARFVGPPIPNSWRLMLSWGGLRGVIAVALVLSLPTELPYWWTVQSMVFGVVLFSLLVQGTTSTRLIKKLGL is encoded by the coding sequence ATGGAAGGTGTCACCACCCTGGTCGGGCAGGGATTGTATATGGCGGTGGCGGCGGTTGCGGGCCTCGGTATTGCGCGCATTTTGAAGCGCGACGACACCCTTGGCTGCCTGATTGCGGGTGTCCTCGCTGGCATCCTGTTGCCGGTCCTTGATTACGATACCGGGTTGCGCGCGGAAAACCTGCACCAGCTGGTATTTTTTGTGGTTCTGCCGGTACTGATTTTTCAGTCCGCGTGGAAGATCGATCCGGATATCCTGTTTCGCTGGCTGGGGCCAATTCTGTTGCTGGCCACTCTCGGCGTATTGATCTGCTGTCTGATTACCGCGCTACTGGTCTATTACGGTATTCATCACCCCTCCGGCTTTCCGTGGTTGGCCGCATTGCTTACCGGTGCGATCCTGGCGGCGACAGATCCGGTATCCGTGGTGGCACGACTGCGTCAGAGTCACGCCAATGAAGAGCTGTTGACCCTGGTAGAGGGGGAAAGCCTGTTTAATGACGCAGTCGCGATTGTGCTGTTTGCGTTTGCGCTCGGTATTGCCAGCCACAGCGCCATGGAAGGTAGCGTGGCGACCGGTGAGGCAATCCATGGTGCGGGTACTTTTGCACTGTATTTTGCTGCGGTCTTCTTTGGCGGACTTGCGGTGGGCAGTCTCTGTGGTCTGATCACGGCAATTGTGATCCTGTTTCTCGGCTCGGCGGGAGCGGCATTGATGGTGCTGGTTTTGGCGGCTTTTGGCAGCTTTTATCTGGCGGAGCATGTGGTCGGGGTATCTGGCATCCTGTCGGTGATGATCTGCGCCATTGTGACCAGAGCCTGTCTGCGGGAGCAGCAGGACACCTACCTGGCTCACGCCGCGCCGACCTGGGAGTGGTTGGGGTTGTTTTTCAACGCGCTGATCTTTGTGATTATGGGGCTGGTGATCACCTTCGACATGTTCACCCATCAATGGCTGGCGATGATTATTGCGATTGTCGCTGCAATCGGAGCGCGGGCGCTGGCGGTTTTTCTGGTGGCGCCCTTTGCGCGTTTTGTGGGGCCGCCGATTCCAAACAGCTGGCGTTTGATGTTGAGCTGGGGCGGTTTGCGGGGTGTGATTGCGGTAGCGCTGGTGCTGTCACTGCCCACGGAGCTGCCTTACTGGTGGACGGTGCAGTCGATGGTATTTGGCGTGGTGTTGTTTTCGTTACTGGTACAGGGGACAACCAGTACGCGATTGATCAAAAAACTGGGGCTTTGA
- a CDS encoding aldehyde dehydrogenase family protein, protein MTTINQLPTKKLYINGEWHDSKGGSLHPVINPASEETICQVVQGTMEDVDDAVAAAKVAFKEWRHSRAAKRQALMHAIADGMEARKQDLIEAVSQALGCPAHITEWLHVDGPIYAMRYYADRAATMEETEKAGHSVVLKEPVGVCGFITPWNYPLHQFVGKVAPALAAGCTMIQKPSEITPLQDYVMAEIIDAAGLPAGVFNLVPGAGPIVGAALSSHVDIDMVSFTGSTRAGIEVAKSAAPTVKRVCQELGGKSPLIITPDADLEAAVRFGCEDVFINSGQTCTALTRMLVPSERYEEAVEIARRVAEEVAMGTGADDFMGPLSSARQRDIVRGYIDKGIAEGARLVAGGSEIPEGYGKGFYVKPTVFADVSNDMTIAREEIFGPVTCMIPYQDMDEAITIANDTEYGLSSGVWAKDTESAMPVVRRIEAGLCFVNGGEFNYDAPFGGVKRSGNGREFGTAGLHEFIELKSVQLPT, encoded by the coding sequence ATGACAACAATCAATCAACTGCCCACGAAAAAACTGTATATCAACGGCGAATGGCACGATTCGAAAGGCGGCAGCCTGCACCCGGTCATCAATCCCGCCAGCGAAGAAACGATCTGTCAGGTCGTGCAGGGCACGATGGAGGACGTCGACGATGCCGTAGCCGCAGCGAAAGTGGCTTTTAAAGAGTGGCGCCACAGCCGCGCCGCCAAACGCCAGGCGCTGATGCATGCCATTGCCGATGGAATGGAAGCGCGCAAACAGGATCTGATTGAAGCTGTATCCCAGGCGCTGGGGTGCCCAGCCCACATCACCGAATGGCTGCATGTGGACGGCCCGATCTACGCCATGCGCTACTACGCCGACCGCGCCGCAACGATGGAAGAAACCGAAAAAGCCGGCCACTCCGTCGTGCTCAAGGAGCCGGTGGGCGTATGCGGCTTTATCACCCCATGGAATTACCCCCTGCACCAGTTCGTGGGCAAGGTTGCCCCGGCCCTCGCCGCCGGCTGTACCATGATCCAGAAACCCTCGGAAATCACACCGCTGCAGGACTATGTGATGGCGGAAATCATCGACGCCGCCGGCCTGCCCGCCGGAGTCTTCAACCTGGTTCCCGGCGCCGGCCCCATTGTCGGCGCGGCGCTTTCCAGCCACGTTGATATCGACATGGTGTCCTTTACCGGCTCCACACGGGCCGGCATCGAGGTCGCCAAATCCGCCGCTCCCACAGTCAAACGCGTCTGCCAGGAACTGGGCGGAAAATCCCCGCTGATCATCACCCCCGACGCGGACCTGGAAGCCGCCGTGCGATTTGGCTGTGAAGACGTATTCATCAACAGTGGCCAGACCTGCACCGCCCTTACCCGTATGCTGGTACCGTCCGAGCGCTATGAAGAAGCCGTGGAAATTGCCAGACGGGTGGCCGAAGAGGTTGCCATGGGCACCGGCGCCGACGACTTCATGGGCCCCCTCTCGTCCGCGCGTCAGCGCGACATCGTGCGCGGCTATATTGATAAGGGCATCGCCGAAGGTGCGCGCCTGGTTGCCGGCGGCAGTGAGATTCCAGAAGGCTACGGCAAGGGCTTCTACGTCAAGCCCACCGTATTTGCCGATGTCTCCAACGACATGACCATCGCCCGCGAAGAAATCTTCGGCCCCGTCACCTGCATGATCCCCTACCAAGACATGGACGAAGCCATCACCATCGCTAACGACACCGAATACGGCCTGTCCAGTGGTGTCTGGGCCAAAGACACCGAGTCCGCAATGCCCGTCGTACGCCGCATCGAAGCCGGTCTCTGCTTCGTCAACGGCGGCGAGTTCAACTACGACGCCCCCTTCGGTGGCGTAAAGCGTTCCGGCAACGGCCGCGAATTTGGCACCGCAGGCCTGCACGAGTTTATTGAACTGAAATCAGTACAACTTCCCACATAA
- a CDS encoding TonB-dependent receptor: MGSNSKAFTTPSTPLISTSERNKHANLTLASACSVFVLAVACGAGDARAAESSVNTLMEEVQVTARKRADAEKLQEVPVAATAYSGDQLEALQTRDLQSLSFKMPNVQLEDVGTVKNTANFTVRGLGVNSSIPSIDPTVGVFVDGMYMGVNAGVVTDMFDLEGIEVLRGPQGLLFGRNVTGGAVVIRTARPSEAFSSKFKLSTTDNLDTVAAATVNGALSESVNGRITAYYNDDQGWFENVYTGDDQAGASDTWFIRPSLSIELSESTELLVRMEHGRMDAAGAVAQNRGALAANFPAYPLFGVDVSDWDNGEGSFEIAQNEPGFQNDEWSQVITEFNQDVALGDGTITNILAWREYAAVGLGDIDSLPITAFHANTRIDQSQLSNELRYAGRFGATALTTGLYWFSQDLAYFENRLLPLNDLDITGGGLQEHEALGVFAQADIDLNEAWVLTLGGRYSTEEKSAKVATINPVVTATTQCDLGGCAVYDFDDRERWDAFTPKVGLQWNVSDSAQLYSYWTKGFRSGGYNMRNTGLLHEPGPTDQEEQTSVEIGGKAEWLDGRLRTNVALFHNTIDDMQREENLTDPVFSVVQYIRNTADATIQGAEVELMAVASDNLLFTANVGYVDGAYDSVRGDISGDGVVDGQDLELDIPRLAPWTYGVGVVHDLQMGSLGMLTSRVNFNHRDAAPYTDNNAGMLSEADMLDLSVGFVPDSGNYRLALFGKNLLNEVTEGNNTQLPVTLGGIGASFTPLNKGRVVGVELTYDL, from the coding sequence ATGGGAAGCAATTCCAAGGCTTTCACGACCCCTTCTACCCCTCTTATTTCCACTTCCGAACGCAACAAACACGCAAACCTGACCCTGGCCTCCGCCTGTTCGGTGTTTGTGCTTGCCGTGGCCTGTGGCGCTGGCGATGCGCGCGCCGCGGAGAGCTCGGTGAATACCCTGATGGAAGAAGTTCAGGTGACCGCGCGCAAGCGCGCGGATGCGGAGAAGCTGCAGGAGGTACCGGTCGCAGCCACTGCTTATTCGGGCGATCAGCTGGAGGCGCTGCAGACGCGTGACCTGCAAAGCCTGTCTTTCAAGATGCCGAATGTGCAGCTGGAAGATGTTGGTACCGTCAAGAACACAGCGAATTTCACCGTACGCGGGCTGGGCGTCAACAGCTCGATTCCCTCCATTGATCCAACCGTGGGCGTCTTTGTCGACGGAATGTATATGGGGGTCAACGCCGGTGTCGTGACTGATATGTTTGACCTCGAAGGTATTGAGGTACTGCGGGGGCCGCAGGGCCTGCTGTTCGGGCGCAATGTGACCGGCGGTGCGGTGGTAATCAGAACGGCGCGCCCCTCCGAGGCGTTCTCCAGCAAGTTCAAACTTTCGACTACCGATAACCTCGATACCGTGGCCGCGGCTACGGTGAACGGTGCACTCTCGGAAAGCGTCAACGGTCGCATCACGGCCTATTACAATGATGATCAGGGCTGGTTCGAAAATGTGTACACCGGTGATGACCAGGCCGGGGCGTCAGATACCTGGTTTATCCGCCCCAGCCTGAGTATCGAGCTGAGTGAATCCACCGAACTGCTGGTGCGCATGGAGCACGGGCGTATGGACGCCGCAGGTGCGGTCGCCCAGAACCGGGGTGCACTGGCGGCGAACTTCCCCGCTTATCCTCTGTTTGGCGTCGATGTCTCGGACTGGGACAACGGCGAGGGCTCATTTGAGATCGCGCAGAATGAACCCGGTTTTCAGAACGATGAGTGGTCTCAGGTCATTACCGAATTCAACCAGGATGTCGCCCTTGGTGACGGCACCATCACCAATATCCTCGCCTGGCGGGAGTACGCGGCCGTGGGACTGGGGGATATCGACTCCCTGCCTATTACTGCATTTCACGCCAACACCCGTATTGACCAGAGCCAGCTGAGCAATGAACTGCGTTATGCGGGGCGTTTCGGTGCAACCGCCCTGACTACCGGGCTGTACTGGTTCAGCCAGGATCTGGCGTATTTCGAGAATCGACTGTTGCCGCTGAATGATCTCGATATTACCGGCGGTGGTCTGCAGGAGCACGAAGCATTGGGCGTTTTCGCTCAGGCCGATATTGATCTGAACGAAGCCTGGGTGCTGACCCTTGGCGGGCGCTATTCCACGGAAGAAAAGTCGGCAAAAGTCGCCACCATCAATCCGGTGGTGACTGCCACTACCCAGTGCGATCTGGGCGGCTGTGCGGTCTACGATTTCGATGATCGTGAGCGCTGGGATGCGTTTACTCCCAAAGTGGGCCTGCAGTGGAATGTATCGGATAGTGCCCAACTGTACAGCTACTGGACCAAGGGGTTTCGCAGCGGCGGCTACAACATGCGCAATACCGGCCTGTTGCACGAGCCGGGACCCACCGATCAGGAGGAGCAGACCTCCGTCGAGATTGGTGGTAAAGCGGAGTGGCTGGATGGGCGGCTGCGCACCAACGTCGCCCTGTTTCACAACACCATTGACGACATGCAGCGGGAAGAAAACCTGACGGACCCCGTATTCTCGGTTGTGCAGTATATTCGCAACACCGCCGACGCCACCATCCAGGGGGCCGAGGTTGAATTGATGGCGGTGGCCAGTGATAACCTGCTGTTCACCGCGAATGTTGGTTACGTCGATGGTGCCTACGATAGTGTCCGCGGTGATATCAGCGGGGATGGCGTCGTCGACGGGCAGGATCTCGAACTCGATATTCCGCGCCTGGCGCCCTGGACGTACGGAGTCGGCGTGGTACATGATCTGCAGATGGGAAGCCTCGGGATGCTGACGTCTCGGGTGAACTTTAACCACCGGGACGCTGCACCCTACACCGACAACAATGCGGGGATGCTGTCAGAAGCAGATATGCTCGATCTGAGCGTTGGTTTTGTCCCCGACTCGGGCAATTATCGACTCGCCTTGTTCGGTAAAAACCTGCTCAATGAAGTCACTGAAGGCAACAACACACAATTGCCCGTTACCCTCGGAGGTATCGGAGCCAGCTTCACGCCCCTCAACAAGGGGCGAGTGGTGGGTGTTGAACTGACCTACGACCTGTAA
- the tdh gene encoding L-threonine 3-dehydrogenase, producing the protein MKALSKLKSEPGIWMTDVEVPKPGHNDLLIKIRKTAICGTDMHIYNWDEWSQKTIPVPMVVGHEYVGEVVGMGQEVAGFKVGDRVSGEGHITCGHCRNCRAGRRHLCRNTYGVGVDRQGAFAEYLVIPALNAFKIPDNISDELASIFDPFGNAVHTALSFDLVGEDVLITGAGPIGIMAAAVARHVGARHVVITDINDYRLDLAKKMGATRTVNVSREKLSDVMKDIGMSEGFDVGLEMSGVAVAFRDMLSAMNHGGKIAMLGIPPGEMAIDWSQVIFKGLILKGIYGREMFETWYKMASLIQSGLDLSPIITHQFSVDEFQQGFDTMGSGESGKVILNWAS; encoded by the coding sequence ATGAAAGCACTATCCAAATTAAAGTCCGAACCCGGCATCTGGATGACCGATGTCGAAGTGCCAAAACCGGGCCACAACGACCTGCTGATCAAGATCCGCAAGACCGCGATCTGCGGCACCGATATGCATATCTACAACTGGGACGAATGGTCGCAGAAAACCATTCCCGTCCCCATGGTAGTGGGCCATGAGTATGTGGGTGAAGTTGTTGGCATGGGCCAGGAAGTCGCCGGTTTCAAGGTCGGCGACCGAGTGAGTGGCGAAGGCCATATCACCTGCGGTCACTGCCGCAACTGCCGCGCCGGGCGTCGCCACCTGTGCCGCAACACCTACGGTGTGGGTGTGGATCGCCAAGGCGCGTTTGCCGAGTACCTGGTCATTCCTGCGCTGAACGCATTTAAGATTCCCGACAACATTTCCGATGAACTGGCATCTATCTTCGACCCCTTCGGCAACGCCGTGCACACCGCACTGTCCTTTGACCTTGTCGGTGAGGACGTACTGATCACCGGCGCCGGCCCCATTGGCATTATGGCCGCCGCCGTCGCCCGCCACGTGGGCGCCCGCCACGTAGTCATCACCGATATCAACGACTATCGCCTGGACCTCGCAAAGAAAATGGGCGCAACGCGCACCGTCAATGTCAGCAGGGAAAAACTCTCCGATGTGATGAAAGACATCGGCATGAGCGAAGGATTCGATGTGGGTCTGGAAATGTCGGGTGTCGCCGTCGCCTTCCGCGATATGCTTTCGGCCATGAACCACGGTGGCAAGATTGCCATGCTGGGGATTCCCCCGGGCGAGATGGCCATCGACTGGAGCCAGGTGATTTTCAAGGGCCTGATTCTCAAGGGCATCTATGGGCGGGAAATGTTCGAGACCTGGTACAAGATGGCCAGCCTGATCCAGTCCGGCCTCGATTTGTCTCCCATCATCACCCACCAGTTTTCCGTGGACGAATTCCAGCAGGGCTTTGACACCATGGGTTCCGGGGAATCAGGCAAGGTTATTCTGAATTGGGCGTCCTAA
- the pdxH gene encoding pyridoxamine 5'-phosphate oxidase — MEIDQWRRDYLQGGLQREDLAGDPISQFRSWLEEVVKSNISDPSAMCLSTADASGQPSQRIVLLKGFDESGFVFFTNLKSQKAWDITANPQVSLLFPWHFLERQVIVRGVAEQVADAEADAYFSTRPRNSQIAAWASHQSDAIVSRQVLEEQFAACEKKFEGGAVPRPDFWGGYRVVPHAIEFWQGRASRLHDRFVYRTLEGGEWQVERLSP, encoded by the coding sequence ATGGAAATTGATCAGTGGCGTAGAGATTATCTGCAGGGTGGCCTGCAGCGGGAAGACCTGGCAGGAGACCCCATCAGCCAGTTTCGCAGTTGGCTGGAAGAGGTGGTCAAATCGAATATTTCCGACCCCAGTGCCATGTGTCTGAGTACTGCCGATGCCAGTGGCCAGCCGTCTCAGCGGATTGTGCTGTTGAAAGGGTTTGATGAGTCGGGTTTCGTCTTCTTCACGAATCTGAAGAGCCAGAAGGCCTGGGACATCACCGCGAATCCGCAGGTGTCCCTGTTATTCCCCTGGCACTTTCTCGAGCGCCAGGTGATTGTGCGCGGTGTCGCCGAGCAGGTGGCAGATGCTGAGGCGGATGCGTACTTTAGTACGCGCCCACGAAACAGTCAGATAGCGGCCTGGGCCTCGCACCAGAGTGATGCCATTGTGTCCCGTCAAGTGCTGGAAGAGCAGTTTGCGGCCTGCGAGAAAAAATTCGAAGGCGGTGCGGTACCACGCCCGGATTTCTGGGGCGGCTACCGCGTCGTTCCACATGCCATCGAGTTCTGGCAGGGCAGGGCGTCCCGTCTGCACGACCGTTTTGTCTATCGCACCCTGGAAGGTGGCGAGTGGCAGGTGGAACGGCTGAGCCCCTGA